In Salvelinus sp. IW2-2015 linkage group LG3, ASM291031v2, whole genome shotgun sequence, the DNA window CCACAAGTCGCCAAGGCATGGTGTTATGAAAGGACACCTCGTTCGGAGTGAAATACTTTGGTCGCGGCATTTGTATTACTTCTGAAAGTTTACCCAATGTATGGAGACCTATAGAAGGTCATGTAAAATGTAACAACTGAGCATATGTCATAGATATagaatgttatttattttgtttatttgcaAGCTCTTTCGCTACATTGCAAACAAGCTCCGTTACTATGGTAACCACGGAAGCATCTGGTATAGAGACAGCACGAGACTCATATCAGCTTTGCTGCTCCTCGTGAGCGGCTGGACAGTCCATAAATCACAAGACAGATATTTGACAAATGTAATGCTCAATTTGAAAAGTAAATAGGCGAAAAGTTTCAGCAAAGTTTTAACTCTTAATTTTTCATACCTACCTTGCATTctacaatacccataatgcaaAGTATTCCCGGATGCATTTCCGGTTGTACGTCAGAGAAATAATTCCGCTAGAAAAATAGAATCAAGAAAGGGTGGAATGGCAACAATGATTGAAGAAAATGGTCCATCAACTCATGTAGGGGTGATATATGTTTAATATTCTCGTACTTTACACACTTTTAACGCATAATATTCAATTTGCCTAACTGAAAGGAGAGCGTGCGTAACTGATCCATACATTTGTTGGGCAAGTTGGAGccactagctagctatgctaacgtagctacagtagtagctagctaacgttatttgtCCACAACCTACAGTACCATTAGCCAGCAGATCCGACCTGATTtcttacagctgcactagggtcgGACATACTTCCTGTTTAGATTAAAGGGTGTATGTGTTGTTCTctgaattgtcccattatcccaactaTTATAGCGAGAAGATTGAACAAGATCTGCTAGTTTTGCCGAAAATCTGTCAATTTCGCCCGCATGCTTTGGTAGCAGAAGCCACAGCAGCAATTTTGGAATGGcaatgtcagccaatcagctcctttgttcaACAGCACGTTCCATGCTACAATGGCTGCCAGTGCTTTGGCTACGGGCGAAAATCAGCAAATCGTTCAATCTTCtcggtgtaacagttgggatagTGGGACAATTTGAAGTACAAtacatttctcatccctggattgaggtatgtTTTCCTGAGCCATATCTTGTGCCGGCTGTGCAGTGTCTTAATCTACACAGGAAGTCTGTCCGACCCTAGTGTAGCTGTAAGCAAGCCGGTCGMATCTGCTGGCTACAGTACTATTGGCATTACCAAGAATAGTTGGACCAGAAACATCTGTTAAAAGTGGCACGCTTTTGCATTTCTTAAAGGGTGCATTTCAATAGTCTAAAGTAGCTTCTTCTCCTTAGCTCTAATCTAACCCAAAGGCtggcagatggcgatattgagtcgtttcGTCTTTAAAGCTCATTTAAGCTTGATCCGGAAATGTGGACCGGAGGCTCCGTACAGAGTGTGACACAATTGTAGCCAAATCATGCTCAGTACTGCATCGCCGTGCACCTCACAagttttgtaacaatgcggagggcacCTTGTCAACCTTGCCAAGGGGAAGCTTGACAAGCATACGAGGAGAAGAAGCCAYACGGTTGAGATCCACCCAGTATCACCATTATGCTTCTTTTACTtgtgggtaaatccatttgaattcgatcactttttgacagcaccccttttgatttgaatgaaaccttTCATACatgcccattgtagaagtgctcagaaagttaCTGAGCCCCTTAGGGGTCATGGCCACCAGGCTAATCCATTCCCTCAGTTTTATTATCCATTCCCTCTGATTATTTATGTccctctgtttttgttttattagttCCCTCAGATTTTGTATTCGTtccctacatttaaaaaaatctatttctacagatgttttatttgttacattgttttTTTATCCATTCCTTcagtttttttttcattcattcCCTCCATGAcggtcccacttggccaataacATATTACAGCCTAATTGTTTTTCTATTTAGTTAATTACATGCTTCAAATGGTGATGATCACTGACCATTCATTAGCTCATTTCCAGTTTGTGTTTTCATATGTCTCCGAATCACAAGGGCAAATAATAGGTAACGGATGTGCAAAACCACTCAAGGTGCAAATACGGTGCTCTCATCCCTAGGCAATAAATCCGTCTGGCTCTGCTTCATGACCTTAGCTGTTCTGTCTATTTTCCAAAGGATTTCTTTAGCTACATCAGCTGATTTCCAGCTGATTTTTCATCGCAACCAAGCAAATAGCTATCAGTTTTAGTTATAAACATACCACATAGAGCCAGAGCTGCTTTAAACCATCTTTCTGTGTGCCTGGTTGGCTATGGCAGATGTTCACCTGCCTAGTGCAGGGATGAGAGCGCATCATTGCACCAGAATTATGCACAGTAAATTCGCATGCCGTTTCTTTCTGCCACCGGTGAGTCACATGCACAATTGTGTTTGTCTGGACCATGTTTTACTGGACATATGTCCCTGACTTTATGCACAAGGGGTAATACACTGGGTTGCGGGGAGGAGAGGTGCTCAAAATGGATCCATGTGGCATGAATCCGAGTGTAGCCTATCTGGTMTGCATCCTAAACATGCATCATTCATTTATGACTGCAAGTGATGCTCCTGGCTTTTCAGGCATATGAACACACCATTTGAAGCATGTAATAACTAAATAGAAGTACATTTAGGCTGCAATATGTTATCGGCCAAGTGGGACCGMCATGGTAGCCTACATAAGGAGAAGCGGGAAcgaataaacaaataaaacagaGGGAAAGTATAATTAATCAGAGGGAATGGAGAGAAAACAAATGATGGAATGGATtagtctgttttgtttttttaacacacCATGACCCCTAAGGGGCGCCATGACTTTCTGAGCACGTCTACAATGGgcatatgtatggaaggtttcgttcaaatcaaaaggggtgctgtcaaaaaatgatcgaattcaaatgtatttacacaCAAGTAAAAGAAGCATAATGGCGATATTGGGTGCATCTCAACCGTCTGGCTTCTTCTCTTTGTATGCTTGTCAAGCTTCCCCTTGGCAAGGTTGACAWGGTGACACGACTTTTGAACACTTAATTTACCTAGCTCTGATCCATTCACATGCGTCGGATACGCACGCATGCgcatggaccagagctagtttGACGGTAAACAAAATGCTCAAAAGTAGTTTGTCTTATAGTCCTGGACAGTCATGGTAGCCTACATAAGGAGAATMATGTTTTTAGGCCTAGAGATAGGCTACTTAAATCCACAAGGACTTCAGGAGTAGCTTATTTGTTTTGTAGGGAACTAATAAAAAATTTGTAGGGAACAAATAAAAATTCGTAGGGAACAAATAAGTAGGGAACGGATACAATTTTTTGTAGGGAACGGATAAAAAAAACTGAGGGAGCAGATTAGCCCGGACTTTTTTTTCACCACCATGGCCCCTAAGAGGCACCGTAGAAAGTGCCTTTTTGgatctgaatgccaaaacattcaagagataaaggtgctcaaagttgacccattttgcataccctaccataccatgagacatccatatcttcatcactggaaaatataaacaGTTGAGATTGAtctcatttaaaagcttacaaacagggtcgCCAAACAATTATATAATTTCCCTCCCACATTTTTTTTACGTCAATTATCAAAAAATGCATGAACTCAGATTATtttcatatttgcatatgttgtagcCTAGATCCTATTTTACATCATCTAAGGTTTTTGTGTTTTGTCCACTAACGTTTGAGATYcaacatgctcttgaatacatgGTGAGTTTCATGTTTTGggtgataaatgtactaaaatgggaataaaaaatagacatttctactttcaaatggtaccacagagatggttggaggtccacacatcagagaatgttgacttgaatgggaatatctgttgttttaaattatactgttaatcctccataggaaacctattgaaatcatagaaatatagataatagaataggCATGACGTTTTACGTTGACATTCGATGGTGGGTGGACGAGCGGTCATCTTTGTGATAGTAATTAGAAGTTacaatttaaatttaaatgtCTATGCTGTACCAgataaattgcagtggtctgaactgggataggtccattcttttaaatctatttctatgattgaaatgacaccaaccctgtattcaagagcatgttgtatCAACTGATGGCggtcacaacacaaaaacctcagataaTGTGAAAGAGGGTTTAAGCTACAACCTATGCgactatgatttttttttttggggggggggtttatatgtattttttatcatttaCGTTAaggtttaaaaaacatttttttcaataaataaaatagtttgacaacgtacgcttttaaatgatatcaaactcaactgtttatatttttcagtgatgaagacatggatgtctcatggtatggtggggtatgcgaaatgtgtcaactttgagcacctttatctcctgaatgttttggcattcacgATCAAAAAGTCAATTTCTGACCggaagggatgctgtcaaaaagtgattgaattcaaaggGATTTACCCTTGAATGATTATACGCCTATCATCTAATTTCTCCCCAATCCCTATTTCTAGGGGCAGAGTGAActgtcatcctcttcttccagaGTGCGTCAGAAGCTGGAGAGCCTGCTGAACAAGAACATGAGAATCAGAATGACAGACGGACGGACGCTGGTGGGACTGTTCCTGTGCACAGATAGAGACTGCAACGTCATCCTGGGGTCCGCTCAGGAGTTCCTCAAATCCTCAGGTAACTAAAGTACATATTAGGCCTACATACTCTAGCAAGTTCACTGCTCTTCACCCCTGTTCCTGCAGAGCAGTCAAGGCAGGGTTTTGTCCCAACACAGCACTAAACACCTGATTCAGCTGACCAGTCAATCGTTAGTTGATTTGCTGTAAGAACCTGCAATCAGAAATGCAAAccatatttccacattttgttgtgttacggcctgaattaaaaattaattaaatgtatctgtcactagcctacacccaataccacataatgtaaaagtggagttatgtttttagatttttttcaaatcaaTTCWaaatgaaaagctgaaatgtcttgagtcaataagtattcaacccctttgttttgacaagcctaaataagttcaggagtaaaaatgtgtttaacaagtcacataatgagttgcatggactctgtgtgcaataacagtgttgaacattatttttttaatgactacctcatctctgtaccccacacatacaattatctgtaaggtccctcagttgagcagtgaatttcaaatgcaGATATTCAACCAATTTTTCCAattcctcacaaagaagggcacctattggtagatggcaaaaaagaaaagcagacattgaatatccctttgagcatggtgaagttattaattacactttagatgctgtatcaatacacccagtcactacaaagatgcaggcatccttcctaactcagttgccggagacgAGTGAAATTGAATTtctcatggatttcaccatgaggccaatggtaactttaaaacagttacagagtttaatggctgtgatagaagaaaactgaggatggatcaacaacattgtagttattccacaatactaacctatttgACAGACTGAacaaaaggaagcctgtacagtatTACCTTAGTCCAACAAAgcattaataaaaaatgttatgttgaggctctgatcaggccctacacccaaacaagggcactgcgttcatccacctctggcctgctcgcctccctacctctgaggaagtacagttcccgctcagcccagtcaaaactgtttgctgctctggcaccccaatggtggaacaaactccctcacgacgccaggtcagcggagtcaatcaccaccttccggagacacctgaaaccccacctctttaaggaatacctaggataggataaagtaatccttctaaccccccccccccttaaaagagttagatgcactattgtaaagtggttgttccactggatatcataaggtgaatgcaccaatttgtaagtcgctctggataagagcgtctgctaaatgacttaaatgtaaatgtaaatgttgagggCAAATCCATTACTgagtcatgttatgggtatgcttgtaatcgttaaggaccgggagtttttcaggataaagaaACTgattggagctaagcacagacaaaattatagaggaaaacctggttcagtctgctttccaccatacACTGGGAGaagaagactgtgaatgttcctgagtggccgagttacagttttgaRGTAAATctacttaaatctatggcaagacctgaaaataattGTCTAGCAATGAACAGCAACCAATTTCACTGAGCTTGAATAACTTTGAAAATAATAgtggacaaatgttgcacaatccaggtgtttaAATTTCTtaagagactcacagctgtaatcgctgcctaattTGCTTATACAAACTATtgactaaggggtgtgaatacttatataaataagatatttcattttcaataaatttgcaaaaatgtctaaacatgttttcccttttgtcattatggagtgttgtgtgtagatgggtgagaaaaaaacattgaatccattttgaattcaggcggtaacacaacaaactgtgggataagtcaaagggtatgaatactgaaGGCGCTGTAGCTCTCTGGGACCGGCAGTAAGCACTACTCTAGCTTCCCCACATGATATGTAGTTTCTATTTTGTAACCTGACCATTATTACACTGTGTGTACAGATccatatttaaaatgtattttgtgtgctTGTCTTGCTTGTTTTTGCATCAGACTCCTTCTCCCAGGGTGAGCCCAGAGTGCTGGGGTTAGCCATGATTCCCGGCCACCACGTGGTCTCCATCGAGGTGGAGTCAGACACCCTGGCCGACACACAGGGGTTCGGGGGCAGCCACTGAAGAACAAGCTGAGCTCACCCAAAGTTGGAGGACACTATCCTAGAAAAGGCTACAGTACAGACTTGAAATGGAGAATTCAATCAAAGGAATTCCAGGTGTGGCTGATCTCTGGTGCCAGGTGTCGTGGGTTTACCAGTCAGAGCCAAGATATGTGCGAAATGTAACCAAGCATCCCCAGTGACATTAGTGTGTGTGAAGTTAATACGGAGTATAAAAGGTATTTGCGCAATAAGGGGCATGGGACTGAGCcagactgtacagtatgtgtgataaatgtttttcaatacatttcagtaTCTAAACCTGTCTGATCTGTCAATGAGGAACGATGCAGACTTTCCTTATATACTGATAGTGCAGCAGTTACAGATAGTTCAGAGCATATGAATAGCTAAAGTGAATTACTTGACTTAAAACATTTGGCTTCTATTAGGCCAATAGGTTATTGACGAATGTCCTCCATCTCACTCATCAGGGCAAGTCTTTCCAGGTCACACCATTTGAGGCCATCAGTTAGCTGTTcataattcacaacaatacacacatctaaatgaatggaattaatatataaatattaggatgagcaatgtcagagWGGTCTGGACTAAaatgcagtatgtaaacattaaagtgaccagaGATTCCTTGTCTATGCATATagggcagggttgagtaaccgggtggtagccagctatttaaacgtctgatggccttgagatagctgtttttttggtcccagctttgatgagctcgggtgctgtagatgtcctgaaggGCCGGCAGTGTGCTCCCggggatgcgttgggctgaccacaccaccctctggagagccttgcggttgccgtaccaagcagtgatacagcctgacaggatgctctcaattgtgcatctgtgagGGTGTCAGGGGCCAAGCCatatttcttcagcttcctgaggttgaagaggtgccgTTGcgatttcctgaagtccacgatcagctccatagttttgttgacgttattttcctggcaccactccgccaaagccctcacctcctccctgtaggctgtcttgtcattattggtaatcaggcctactgctgTTGTATCATCTGCAGACTTGATTCaattggaggcgtgtgtggccacgcagtcatgagtgaacagggagtacaggagggggctgagcacgcacccttttggggcccctgtgttgaggagcaGCAAAGtggtgtttcctaccttcaccagggCGGGTTTCAGACTCAGGGCCCCGAGCTTACATGATCACACAGGATTGCAAAAGTTAGCTATTATTTTCTGGTAatgtgtttggtatactcagtgtataggtGTGTCAAATAGTTCAAGCACACATGAACATTTTCATGGAACTAGACAAACCTGCTTGCTACTGGAAGATGATTTGCACAACAAAGACAACTCAAACATGAGCTAGAGATGGTATGCCATCAGTATAGTACTAAAATTATACCTGAACCATGAATTTATAACAGTAAAATAACCACAGAGAACAGGGGTTTGTTCCATATTTTAATAGTTTGAGCATTTTAGTTCAGTTTGGCAACGAGAAAACCCCCTAGAAACAAACCTGTACCAGGCAGTTAATTCAACAAGGTTGTCACATTAAAATGATCACGTAGTTGAGCAGTCGGTGACATAAAAAMCTTTCAGTTACAGCTATACTGCATCCTTAgaactcaaattatgttaacagTGGACTTAACAGGATGATATTGACAATCCATAATTTGGTTGTAGTCCATAATTTGCTTGATACWCTAAAATGACGCAAGTCATTTGTTTGTCATTGCAGGGAGTCCCTTCAGTTGCTTTGGACTGGGGAACACAGGAGGATTAGTTATTAAAAAGGCCGGCAAATAAAAAGTTTTCAAAAGAcactttgaaatcaatgaaacGGGGCAGAGCGAACACAGGCTCTTTCAGGAAGTAGACAGACATGCTTCATCCACTCACCCTTTTGACTGGGTACACAACCAGGAAGGAGTAGGTCACCAACTATTCCATAACACCTGTCGTGTCAATTAAGTTAGGTCAAGGGTATATTCAGTGGAGAACATTCAAAGCTTTGCAGATAGAAATAACAGAACAGACATTGTTTAGTGAAGAAGAAAATGACATCAATCTCTTCtaaaacattctgaaaataaatcaGTTTGAGTAGCTTGGGTGCCAGTCTGAATCTGCTTTTATCCAACTTGAGCTTATCTAAGTATTATTAAAAAGGTCCAATACAGRgtttttatctcaatatcaaatcattttMGGGTAataatgaagtaccttactgtaattggTTTCATTTCAAATTGtgttctcaagcaataattttgctaggactgtctgggagtggtctagcTTTTATTGGCAGAGGGGTTtgtaactctttcttattggtctattaaactAATTCKCCACCTAGTGATGTCACCAYgcaggccaaaactccatcccaccaacacAACAGGCTGAGATTTCAAAGAGCTCTTATACCAAAAAGGGCatataattttcacaatattaaTCCATCctgagagaatatatatataaagcagaggaaaatcacatttgactgcactgggcctttaaataaaTGGAGAAACAGTCCAGCATCCAGGCTAGTTGAGCAAAAACCAAAAGAGCTACYTTGAATAGATGAAAAATGGAAGAAATACCAAGCAAAAGTAAAAGCAGCAGCAGACATCCCAAAGAAAAATAACATGGAGGGATGCAATGACAGGATCAACAGCCTGGGCCAAGTTGGGAGGACTGAACAGCGCACTAATGCAGGACTTTATTGGCGCGTCATCGACCACTCGAGTCAACAGCCGACAACATTGTCACTTAGTTTCATCCATGTAGAATCTGTGGTAGGAAAGTTTAACTCTGTACAACTCAACCCCTCGCGGTACAGTAGTAGTCCAACGCCTTCGACAGTGCCATTCACATKCCCATTGTCTCACTACATTACCCACAACACCCCACATCCAACCTGAATCCCCCAAATCCAACCCCCGGGTACGTCCACCAGTTACTCCACGGGTTGTCATAGCCCTAAAATCCTCCAATTGTAAATCCTTCCTGGTTCCGTCAGTCAGCTCAGCCCTCCCCCCATGTTTCTTGTCTCGTCCTCACTAGTGGTGGAACTTGAAGTGGTAGTTGCCGCCAGACTCGAAGGGGTTGAAGTGGAAGGGCCATCCCTGGCCACCCTGACCGCCTCCCTGTTGACTCTCTGGGTCCAGGGGGTCCTCACCAGAGTCAAACTTCTGGCGCATTTCTAACGGTTCGGGGTAGGGAGACATGAATAATGCACAACAAGTTTTCAACACATGTAGATTCCAGGAAAGAGGTCCGACAGGACGTTATCATACTGCAAATAGTTTACAGCTTCCTAAATACAGTCATAGATTTTCCAGTATGGGAGGGTTTAGTTAGTTGTGATCTTATCTACCAGCTTGAGCAACATTATCAGGTACGTATACAGTTCATTACCTGGGTCGGTGAGCACCTCTTTAGCAGAGGCGATGTCGATAAACctcttctctgcctccttcttttccGACTCCTCTCTGAAGTTGTCAGGATGCCACTGTTGGGCCAGTTTCCTGTACGCCTTGATTATTTCCTGTTTGTTGGCACTCCTGGAGAAAAACAACATGTTGGTAATGTAAAAGCTTGTTTGAATACAAGGAGCAAATGCATCCCCATTACCTTGAGGTGATCACAGATGGTGAAAATTAGAATATCATTCAATAGAATCAACTTGTCCAATTGCTTATAGATCATAAATACACTGTAGATTATGccaaggaaggaaggaattatGCTTTGAGGTAGTATTGAACAGAGCTCCCTTCTCTAGGTCAGTCATACCTATTGACACCTAGGATCTTGTAATAGTCCCTCTTCTMGGAGAGCTTGAGCAGTTTCTGGGCTCGCTCCAGACCTTCCCTGATCTCATTGTTCTCCYTGTCAAACTCCCTCGCTTCCTGGTAGTCCTCCACcgctagagagagggagggcaaggTAAGGGaaaaaaggcagagagagaaagatcaaaaTGGATACTTGACAAAGCTGGTACAATGATCCCGCTGGGATTTGGATGTGCAGTAATCAGGGCGGCGTTAGACTGGTCCTGGCTACAAAACACCGGGTTTGTTTACATGGCAAGTTTGACAGCCAGTGTTTGAGTACTTGACGGAGGAGAAACAAATGCGGCACAAAGTCTTATCACTGCGTGTCATCATTCTCTTTGCTACAGTAATAGCATGGTGAAAGTACCTTTCTCGTAGTCCTGGTTGAGGATGAAGGCCTCAGCTCTGTCTCGGAGGATGTTGATGTTGCGTGGGTCTCTCTGGTGGGCCTCTGAACAACTGTCTATTGCCATAGCAGGCATCTTGTTCTGGTGGAGACAAATGGAGTAACACTTATAAGCATCATCGTTTCCCCATTCTATTTCTAATTACTTAATTAGTAATATCATTTTTAAAGTTATGTGAAATCAGCGGTTGTAAAAGTAATTCAGAGAATTTCCAATACACTAACAATTGACTTGACTTCAGTAGAGGGACAGGTCATGCTAATCTACATACGTGACTATGGTCATAGAAATGGCCCACTCCATGGGTGAAACGTGTCTATGTGATGGGACCCACCTTGACCAGGCAGAAGCAGATTCTCTCCATGGCCTTATTGGTGTAGTAGGGGACATTAGGCTCTGTCCTCATCACCGACTCATACTTGTCTATGGCATCCTGATAcctgaaaacaaacatttaataaTATTCATTTTAGGACAAGAGTTAAATAGAACCGCCATACAATAGTCATATCTAAAAATCAACCAAAGTGGATACAAATAGGTTGAGTGATAAAACTGTCAAAGAAACCTATTGAGGGAACACAGGAACTGAAATATAAAACTCCTATAGGGAATGAAGCATTGCCCACAGGGAGGGACTACCACAGAGATGGGCTACcacacagggagggactaccaCATAGAGATGGGCTACCACACAGGGATGGGCTACCACACAAGAATGGACTACCACATAGGTAGGCAGGGATTGACCTGTTGCTTGGGGTATATGAACTGAGCCGTCGCTcaagttgagcctgctctgaGGTTGCCCCATTAGGCAGGTGATAAAAAAAAAGCGAAAACAACCAAACTGCATAGAATTCCAGTAGCctaaaacatactgtatctttCTGGTTCCTCCCCATTGTTTAAGTGAAAATAGACAATTTAGGGCATTTATGGCAGACGGGCAAGTTGAACCTTCTCTAAtatgatgatttttttttactgatcacaacaaaaatacaaagaaTTCCAGTACTGATCTTTGACTACTCCCCTTTGTGTTGGTGAAAGGCAGGCAACATATGGCACTTCAGCGTGTAAATAGCTCATTTACARTTCCGGGCCAGTGATCATAATTTCTgggcaacaccccccccccaaattttttAAAATACTTCGGATTTGTCTGATGGGCAACTGCATTTTAGTCTTTAATGTCAATCCCTGGAAGGAAAACCTAAGAGAAACCCCCACAGGGACTAGACTGCCATACTAGCTAGATGCAGTGGTACTGACCTTTCCCCCTGGATGTGCTCCTCGGCAGAGTCCAGCTGCTTGCTGATCTTCTTCACCTGTTTGTAACGGGAGAAACACTCCTTGTCGTCCTGATCCAGCTTCAGACACTCCCTGATGTGactgcagagggagagggaaagagagacagatttaCACATTGCAAAGCGGTTTGAGATTTTTTgcttgtcaaataaaataaaataaagtgtttgtgtgtttgaaagagagtAAGCATTCTTTACTCACTCTCAAACTTCAAGTGTCACAAAAATCAACCAcagatacaaaaacacaaaccaatGTTGCTCTGAAGCTCACAACCTCTTCATTTACATGTATTTGCTTGGTAAATCTGGTTGTTTGTTTAAATCACTCCGGCCTATTTCTAATACAATTTTCTAGTGAGCATACCCTAGTGACTCCTGGTGCTCCCCCAGGTCATAGTGCAGATTGCTGAGCTTGAGGAAGGCAGCTCGGTTGTCGTTCCTCAGCCGGGTGGTGGGGgtcaggtcctggatggccttcCGAGGGTCTCCCAGACGAATGTGGCATTCAGCCCGGAGCTCCCGAGACTCAGGGTCCCAGGGGGAGAGCtggaaagagagaagggtgggAGGTAGGTAGGGAGAGTTCAGTGGTGTGAATTTTTTCTTTGTGTGAATTTATGATTTGATACCAAGTCTGTTGAAGTATAGTGCACCACAGATTGATGAAGGTATTGATGATCAAGTTTAAGAGGCTAGGTGAAATAGAGTTCTCAA includes these proteins:
- the LOC111953803 gene encoding N-alpha-acetyltransferase 38, NatC auxiliary subunit isoform X2; translated protein: MATMIEENGPSTHGQSELSSSSSRVRQKLESLLNKNMRIRMTDGRTLVGLFLCTDRDCNVILGSAQEFLKSSDSFSQGEPRVLGLAMIPGHHVVSIEVESDTLADTQGFGGSH
- the LOC111953803 gene encoding N-alpha-acetyltransferase 38, NatC auxiliary subunit isoform X1 yields the protein MATMIEENGPSTHVGGQSELSSSSSRVRQKLESLLNKNMRIRMTDGRTLVGLFLCTDRDCNVILGSAQEFLKSSDSFSQGEPRVLGLAMIPGHHVVSIEVESDTLADTQGFGGSH
- the LOC111953803 gene encoding N-alpha-acetyltransferase 38, NatC auxiliary subunit isoform X3; translation: MVHQLIVRQKLESLLNKNMRIRMTDGRTLVGLFLCTDRDCNVILGSAQEFLKSSDSFSQGEPRVLGLAMIPGHHVVSIEVESDTLADTQGFGGSH
- the LOC111953829 gene encoding dnaJ homolog subfamily C member 3 — its product is MESGRRKGLSGVLSSLSLLCVILDLQLDGVLGATHVEIEQHLEMGRKLLAAGQLAEALSHYHSAVEGDSKNYLTYYKRAAVFLAMGKSKSALPDLTRAIQLKPDFLAARLQRGNIFLKQGNTQEAREDFEAVLQQSPDQDEAQNQLTRAIELEGLQEDAHAAHHRGDYSYTIAVLDRVVELSPWDPESRELRAECHIRLGDPRKAIQDLTPTTRLRNDNRAAFLKLSNLHYDLGEHQESLGHIRECLKLDQDDKECFSRYKQVKKISKQLDSAEEHIQGERYQDAIDKYESVMRTEPNVPYYTNKAMERICFCLVKNKMPAMAIDSCSEAHQRDPRNINILRDRAEAFILNQDYEKAVEDYQEAREFDXENNEIREGLERAQKLLKLSXKRDYYKILGVNRSANKQEIIKAYRKLAQQWHPDNFREESEKKEAEKRFIDIASAKEVLTDPEMRQKFDSGEDPLDPESQQGGGQGGQGWPFHFNPFESGGNYHFKFHH